Below is a window of Cryobacterium sp. PAMC25264 DNA.
TCAGCGTGATCCTCGACGGCAACACTGTGGCGGGTTTCGCCGCCGCCGTCGTGGTGCTCAACACGGTGCTTGTGACGGGTTCCGGCGCCATCTACGCGGTGTTGTTCAACCTCAGCGTGCGCGCCACCGGCGGTACCCTGACCGGGTTCCGCAACCCGTAACATCAGCCCGCACGGCAAGGAATGTCCACGGCCACGATGTCGTTACACCCACAGAGACGATCAGTTCTCGGCGGATGACGCGTGACCAGCACAGAATTGAGCCCTGCGTGAATACAGACACAGTGACTACAGACCCCGACAGCACAACCGCATCCTCGACGGCCATGACGGACGCGTCACCGGGCACAGCCGACATCGACTGGTTCGCCCTGCAGAAGCAGGCCCACCATGAATTCAGCGTGCGCGTGGCCGCCATCGACGACTGGAGCGCCCCGACCCCGGACGTCGAGTGGAATGTGGGTGACCTCGTGCGCCACGTCGTGCAGGAGCAGCAGTGGATTCCGCCGCTCCTGGCCGGCCTCACCCTCGCCGAGGCCAGGCGTCAGGTCGAACCGCTCGGCGACGACCTCGCCGCGGAGTGGCACACCTACTCGGCACGCGCCACGGAGGCTTGGCAGGATGCGCAGGCGGACGCCCCGGTGCAGCTCTCCTACGACACCGTCACGGTGCTGGACTACCTGCGCGAGCAGGTGTCCGACGTGACGATCCACTCCTGGGACCTGGCCAGGGCCACGGCCGCCGACGAGGGTCTGGATCACACCCTGGTCGACGCGGTCTGGACGGTCTTCGAACCGCAGCGTGACGCCCTGGAAGCCAGCGGCCTGTTCGACTCGCCCGTTCCGAT
It encodes the following:
- a CDS encoding TIGR03086 family metal-binding protein translates to MTTDPDSTTASSTAMTDASPGTADIDWFALQKQAHHEFSVRVAAIDDWSAPTPDVEWNVGDLVRHVVQEQQWIPPLLAGLTLAEARRQVEPLGDDLAAEWHTYSARATEAWQDAQADAPVQLSYDTVTVLDYLREQVSDVTIHSWDLARATAADEGLDHTLVDAVWTVFEPQRDALEASGLFDSPVPMPEDAPLQSRLLALTGRDDRR